GGGAATACTGGTTTCCGTGGTCTCTCCGGCCACGATATAGCCGCCGCCGTCCAGCGCCAGTTGACCCACCGCCAACGCCGTGGCGGGCTGTCGGCCCACGCTGACAAATACGCCGTCGCAGTCCACCACGCTTTCCTCACCGGTGACGGTGTCCCGCAGGCGTACGCCGGTCAGCCTGTCCCCGGAAAGCAGCGCGGAAACGGTGCTGTTCCAGCGGAATTCCACATTTTCGGCCTGTTCCAGTGGCTCGTGATAGATCTTGGTGGCCCGCAGGGTGTCTCTGCGGTGGACGAGGATCACCTTTTTCGCCACGCGGCTGAGAAGGAGGGCATCTGCCGCGGCGGAATTGCCGCCGCCCACCACGACCACCGTTTTGTCCTTGTAAAACATCCCATCGCAGGCGGCGCAGTAGGCCACGCCCCGGCCCAACAGCTCCGTCTCTCCGGCAACGCCCAGCGTTCTGGGGTCTGCGCCGGTGGCCAGCACCACGGTTTTCCCCCGGAAGATCCCCTCGCTGGTCTCCACGAGCTTGGGAACCGCCGTCAGATCCATGCAGAGAACTTCCGCGTATTCGCTGCGTGCCCCAAAACGCTCCGCCTGCTTTTGCATCTTCTCCGCCAGAGAGAAGCCGTCGATCCCGTTCTCAAAGCCGGGGTAGTTGTCGATCTGCTCGGTCAGGGCCATCTGCCCGCCAGCAGACAGCTTTTCCAGCACGACGATGTCCAGCCCCGCCCGTGCCGCGTACAGGGCGGCGGTGTAGCCGCCCGGGCCGCCGCCCACCACGAGCATATCATAAACATGATTGTTGTTCATATCTGAACCCTCCGTTATTTCGCCAAGGCTTTCTGAATGAAGCGGTCGATCTCTGCCTTTGAGCCGGGCGCGGTGATGGAATCCACGGCCTTTCCGTTCCGGTACAGCACCAGAGTTGGGATGACCTCGATCCCCTCGGCCCCCGCCAGCCGCGGCTCCTCGTCAATATTGATCTTGCCGACGGCAAGGCTGTCCGCGTATTCCTCTCCAATCTTCTCATACGCAGGGCCGATCCTCCGGCAATAGCCGCACCAGGGCGCCCAGAAATCCACCAAAACAGGCTTTTCCTCCCGGATCAACTGCTTAAACTGCTCCTGATTCATGTTCATAGCTGCCATATCTGTCAGCTCCTTTCCTTTGTTTGGGTATTCTCAAGACTCCGGTCTCGCCCCACACCACATCGTGACTTCAACCTGAGATGACGGTACTCTGCCCTTGGGACATAAAGCAGATGAGTAAGACCCTCATCTGTACGAGAATAGCTGCGGTTTGTTGCAGCTTATTCCGCGCAGAGCTCAGCCACCAGAGCGTCCATCTGCGCTTCGCTGGTTTGGTTCAATGCACCACGCAG
Above is a window of Oscillospiraceae bacterium NTUH-002-81 DNA encoding:
- the trxB gene encoding thioredoxin-disulfide reductase; this translates as MNNNHVYDMLVVGGGPGGYTAALYAARAGLDIVVLEKLSAGGQMALTEQIDNYPGFENGIDGFSLAEKMQKQAERFGARSEYAEVLCMDLTAVPKLVETSEGIFRGKTVVLATGADPRTLGVAGETELLGRGVAYCAACDGMFYKDKTVVVVGGGNSAAADALLLSRVAKKVILVHRRDTLRATKIYHEPLEQAENVEFRWNSTVSALLSGDRLTGVRLRDTVTGEESVVDCDGVFVSVGRQPATALAVGQLALDGGGYIVAGETTETSIPGVYAVGDVRTKPLRQVVTAVADGAMAVHMAEKYIAENR
- the trxA gene encoding thioredoxin, producing MAAMNMNQEQFKQLIREEKPVLVDFWAPWCGYCRRIGPAYEKIGEEYADSLAVGKINIDEEPRLAGAEGIEVIPTLVLYRNGKAVDSITAPGSKAEIDRFIQKALAK